Proteins encoded in a region of the Anopheles aquasalis chromosome 2, idAnoAquaMG_Q_19, whole genome shotgun sequence genome:
- the LOC126581814 gene encoding ubiquilin-1 yields the protein MAEQGGAGKKITITVKTPKEKKTIEIAEDAEIKDVKAIVAEKFATSPELVCLIFAGKIMKDNDTLKTHNIKDGLSVYLVIKTASRPESDGPSRPPADVSATPFGLNQLGGLSGLEALGATQTNFMDLQSRMQHELLGNPDLMRTVLDNPLVQQMMNNPDTMRQILTSNPQMQDLMQRNPEISHVLNNPELLRQTMELARNPSMLQELMRSHDRAISNLESVPGGYSALQRIYRDIQEPMMNATLRNPYSGTSGSTGAGSGTAAGNPQQGTENRSPLPNPWGGGGGGSGASTGGTGAAGAGTGTDAAGTPLGLLNTPSMQSLLQQMSENSSLMSNMLNSPATRSVMEAMAADPSLATNLISQDPLVANNPALQEHMRTMMPQLLRQMQSPEVQQMMTNPQALNAILQIQQGMEQLRSAAPGLMSTMGIPPMPGATTGTAPSTTSTTTTSSSNNTSTGGAVPGAGAGAQPNEALFSEFMSRMLNGMSSGTNDTNIPPEERYRAQLEQLTSMGFVNREANLQALIASFGDINAAVERLLALGQLSLS from the exons ATGGCGGAGCAAGGAGGTGCTGGAAAGAAAATCACCATCACGGTGAAAACACCCAAAGAAAAGAAGACGATCGAAATAGCGGAGGATGCCGAAATCAAGGAT GTGAAGGCGATCGTGGCCGAGAAGTTTGCGACGAGCCCGGAGCTGGTGTGTCTGATCTTTGCCGGAAAAATCATGAAGGATAACGATACGCTCAAGACACACAACATCAAGGACGGGCTGTCGGTGTATCTGGTGATCAAGACGGCGTCCCGTCCGGAATCCGATGGTCCGAGTAGGCCACCAGCGGACGTCAGTGCGACACCGTTCGGGCTGAACCAGCTCGGTGGGCTGAGCGGCCTCGAGGCGCTCGGTGCCACGCAGACCAACTTCATGGATTTACAGTCGCGCATGCAGCACGAACTGCTCGGAAATCCGGACCTGATGCGTACCGTGTTGGACAACCCGCTCGTGCAGCAGATGATGAACAATCCGGACACGATGCGCCAGATACTGACCTCGAACCCGCAGATGCAGGACCTGATGCAGCGCAATCCGGAGATCTCGCATGTGCTGAACAATCCGGAGCTACTGCGCCAGACGATGGAGCTAGCCCGCAACCCATCGATGCTGCAGGAGCTGATGCGCTCGCATGATCGTGCCATTTCTAATCTCGAGAGCGTCCCCGGTGGCTACAGTGCGCTGCAGCGCATCTATCGTGACATCCAGGAGCCAATGATGAACGCAACGCTGCGTAATCCGTACTCGGGAACGTCTGGATCGACCGGTGCTGGTAGCGGTACCGCTGCCGGCAACCCACAGCAGGGCACCGAAAATCGTAGCCCTCTACCCAATCCctggggtggtggcggtggtggtagcggtgcaTCGACGGGTGGCACCGGTGCAGCCGGTGCTGGCACTGGAACGGATGCGGCCGGTACACCGCTCGGGCTGCTCAACACACCGAGCATGCAGagtttgctgcagcagatgaGCGAAAATTCGTCCCTGATGTCGAATATGCTCAACTCACCGGCCACTCGCAGTGTGATGGAAGCGATGGCGGCCGATCCGAGCTTGGCGACGAACCTCATCTCGCAGGATCCACTGGTGGCCAACAATCCGGCCCTGCAGGAGCACATGCGCACGATGATGCCACAGCTGCTGCGGCAGATGCAGAGTCCCGAGGTGCAGCAGATGATGACCAACCCGCAGGCCCTGAACGCGATTCTTCAGATTCAGCAAGGCATGGAGCAACTGCGCTCTGCTGCCCCAGGACTGATGAGCACGATGGGCATACCACCGATGCCGGGCGCAACTACGGGTACGGCACCTTCGAcgacaagcaccaccaccaccagcagcagcaacaatacgAGCACCGGTGGAgcggtgcccggtgccggtgccggtgcgcaaCCGAACGAAGCCCTGTTCTCCGAGTTTATGTCCCGCATGCTCAACGGCATGTCGTCCGGTACCAATGATACCAACATTCCACCGGAGGAACGCTACCGGGCACAGCTCGAGCAGCTGACTTCGATGGGCTTCGTCAACCGGGAAGCGAACCTGCAGGCCCTGATTGCCTCGTTCGGGGATATCAATGCGGCGGTCGAGCGATTGCTCGCCCTGGGCCAGCTCTCGCTGAGCTAA
- the LOC126570870 gene encoding uncharacterized protein LOC126570870 produces MITNALCDLEKCVDTAGVQLDSLALKLTDVERNLDENELESLENESVMELLESVTEVKNEYQNLRKDLQEVQQLQKEMTCSLRYQLRNMTQTFRVLKKKIESNSVPVHHLPPPTGAGGSSRSGATDHYQQQQQQYHHREPLTAGVRMLPQPDLTTTHVHASSGTKRPGGLLLLKSGSKN; encoded by the exons ATGATTACGAATGCGTTGTGCGATTTGGAGAAATGC GTGGACACGGCCGGGGTGCAGCTGGACTCGCTGGCCCTCAAGCTGACGGATGTGGAGCGGAATCTGGACGAGAACGAGCTGGAATCGCTCGAGAACGAGTCCGtgatggagctgctggagtcGGTGACGGAGGTGAAGAACGAGTACCAGAACCTGCGCAAGGATCTGCAGGAGGTGCAGCAGCTACAGAAGGAGATGACCTGCTCGCTGCGCTACCAGCTCCGTAACATGACACAAACGTTCCGGgtgttgaagaagaaaattgaatcaaattccGTGCCGGTGCACCATCTGccgccaccgaccggtgccggtggttcaTCGCGATCTGGTGCCACCGACcactaccagcaacagcagcagcagtatcaccATCGGGAACCACTTACTGCCGGTGTGCGGATGCTTCCGCAGCCCGATCTCACTACGACCCACGTACACGCCTCCTCCGGTACGAAGCGGCCCggtgggttgctgctgttgaagagTGGCAGTAAGAACTGA
- the LOC126578734 gene encoding leucine-zipper-like transcriptional regulator 1 homolog produces MSTGRFVSSASIGNTSISSSSQISANVPISNTANKWKRESDCDEFVGARRSKHTVVAYKEAIYVFGGDNGKNMLNDLIRFGVKDKSWGRAFATGTPPAPRYHHSAVVHGTSMFVFGGYTGDIHSNSNLTNKNDLFEYNFQNGQWTEWKFIGRTPVARSAHGAAVYDGKLWIYAGYDGNARLNDMWTIRLTGETHQWEEVEQKGDRPPTCCNFPVAVARGCMYVFSGQSGLQITNTLFQFNFKDKTWRRISTEHILRGAPPPPARRYGHTMVHHDRFLYVFGGAADSTLPNDLHCYDLDSQIWSTVTPAPESQIPSGRLFHAAAVIGDAMYIFGGTIDNNVRSGDTYRFQFSSYPKCTLHDDFGKFLQNRQFCDVQFIVGTEEVKISAHIAMIVARSQFLRSKILAARDARNVHFEKLFGTTDVPLAEQPILEVQLPDAQPEAFEIVLNYIYTDRIVFKDPFSHKIVLIMMDVYQLAVQFNIPRLEQLCVQYLEFKISKSNVLDALYNADRMGLTLIKDYCLAFIVKEDHFYNIVMSSEFAALEKPLIVEIIRKRLNPSKQTADMKYDKTIGTSLESDMAVFLKSGGKEFCDINLVLEDQIIPAHKSILAARCTYFQAMFRSFMPADNTVNIQIGDISPSLEAFDSLLRYIYYGDTKMPPEDSLYLFQAPCFYGFANNRLQAFCKHNLENNITYDNVLQILEASDKMNVLDIKNYALKMVVHNFSQVAKLPKMQDLSRELLLDVIMAIADMKVENKQRIHDAFISQYNDI; encoded by the exons atgTCCACCGGACGGTTCGTATCGTCTGCCTCGATCGGCAATACGAGCATCTCGTCGAGCTCCCAGATTTCGGCCAACGTACCCATCTCCAACACGGCCAACAAATGGAAGCGCGAAAGCGATTGCGATGAGTTCGTGGGGGCCAGGCGATCCAAGCACACGGTTGTCGCGTACAAGGAGGCGATCTACGTGTTCGGCGGTGATAATGGCAAGAACATGCTGAACGATctgattcggttcggtgtgaaGGACAAATCATGGGGCCGCGCGTTTGCCACTGGTACACCACCCGCTCCACGGTACCATCATTCGGCCGTCGTCCACGGAACGTCGATGTTTGTGTTCGGTGGCTACACGGGGGACATACATTCCAACTCCAACTTGACCAACAAGAACGACCTGTTTGAGTACAACTTCCAGAACGGACAGTGGACGGAGTGGAAGTTTATCGGACGCACACCGGTAGCCCGTAGTGCCCATGGTGCCGCCGTGTACGATGGCAAACTGTGGATCTACGCGGGGTATGATGGAAACGCTCGGTTGAACGACATGTGGACGATACGGTTAACG GGAGAAACTCATCAATGGGAAGAGGTGGAACAGAAGGGAGATCGACCCCCCACTTGTTGTAACTTCCCGGTAGCTGTCGCCCGTGGCTGTATGTACGTGTTTTCGGGACAAAGTGGGTTGCAGATTACCAACACACTGTTTCAGTTTAATTTTAAAGATAAAAC ATGGCGCCGTATATCGACCGAGCACATTCTACGCggggcaccaccgccacctgcTCGCCGTTACGGCCATACGATGGTTCATCATGATCGCTTCCTGTATGTGTTCGGTGGTGCGGCTGATTCGACGCTACCGAACGATCTGCACTGTTACGATCTCGACAGCCAGATCTGGTCCACGGTAACGCCGGCACCGGAATCTCAAATCCCGAGTGGTCGTCTATTTCACGCGGCCGCCGTTATCGGTGATGCGATGTACATCTTTGGTGGCACAATCGATAACAATGTGCGCAGCGGGGACACCTATCGCTTCCAGTTCTCCAGCTATCCCAAGTGTACGCTGCACGATGATTTTGGCAAGTTCTTGCAGAACCGACAGTTCTGCGACGTGCAGTTTATCGTCGGTACGGAAGAGGTGAAGATATCGGCGCACATCGCGATGATCGtggcacgatcgcagtttttACGCTCGAAGATACT cGCTGCACGTGACGCACGGAATGTGCATTTCGAGAAGCTCTTTGGCACAACGGATGTTCCGCTGGCGGAGCAACCGATACTGGAGGTACAGCTGCCCGACGCTCAGCCGGAAGCGTTCGAAATTGTGCTTAACTACATCTACACTGACCGGATCGTAT TTAAGGATCCGTTTAGCCACAAGATTGTGCTGATCATGATGGACGTGTACCAGCTGGCGGTACAGTTCAACATTCCCCGGCTCGAGCAACTGTGCGTGCAGTATCTCGAGTTTAAGATCTCCAAATCGAACGTCCTCGATGCGCTGTACAACGCGGACCGTATGGGACTGACCCTGATCAAGGATTACTGTCTGGCGTTTATCGTGAAGGAGGATCACTTTTACAACATCGTCATGTCGAGCGAGTTTGCCGCCCTGGAGAAACCGCTGATTGTGGAAATCATCCGGAAGCGGTTGAATCCGAGCAAGCAGACGGCGGATATGAAGTACGACAAAACGATCGGCACCTCGCTCGAGAGCGACATGGCCGTGTTTCTGAAGTCGGGCGGTAAAGAGTTTTGTGACATTAATCTGGTGCTGGAAGATCAGATCATACCGGCGCATAAGTCCATCCTGGCGGCACGCTGCACCTACTTCCAGGCCATGTTCCGCTCGTTCATGCCGGCCGATAATACGGTCAACATACAGATCGGTGACATTTCGCCGTCGCTCGAGGCGTTCGATTCGCTGCTCCGTTACATCTACTACGGTGACACGAAGATGCCGCCCGAGGATTCGCTCTACTTGTTTCAGGCGCCCTGCTTCTACGGTTTCGCCAACAATCGGCTGCAGGCGTTCTGTAAGCACAATCTCGAGAACAACATCACGTACGACAACGTGCTGCAGATCCTGGAGGCGTCGGACAAGATGAACGTGCTCGACATCAAGAACTACGCGCTCAAGATGGTGGTGCACAACTTTAGCCAGGTGGCAAAGCTACCGAAGATGCAGGATCTCTcccgggagctgctgctggatgtgatCATGGCGATCGCCGACATGAAGGTTGAGAACAAGCAGCGCATTCACGATGCGTTCATCAGCCAGTACAACGATATCTGA